A window of the Candidatus Rokuibacteriota bacterium genome harbors these coding sequences:
- a CDS encoding type II toxin-antitoxin system RelE/ParE family toxin produces MVEFYESEQGCPVRDFLDRVDKRGRAKLLAAIRLLEEEGPALPFPYSSQVRGKVRELRVRSGTTHYRLLYFGAPNRAFVLLHALEKRTPKLPDRDVHLAEERMKRHLEQREDG; encoded by the coding sequence GTGGTCGAGTTCTATGAAAGCGAGCAGGGGTGCCCCGTGCGGGACTTCCTCGACCGGGTCGACAAACGCGGCCGAGCCAAGCTCCTGGCGGCGATCCGGCTCCTGGAAGAAGAAGGACCGGCACTGCCGTTCCCCTATTCGAGCCAGGTTCGCGGCAAGGTACGAGAGCTGCGGGTGCGCTCCGGGACGACCCATTACCGGTTGCTCTACTTCGGGGCTCCGAACCGGGCGTTTGTCTTGCTGCACGCGCTAGAGAAGCGGACCCCAAAGCTCCCGGACCGGGACGTCCACCTGGCCGAGGAACGGATGAAACGGCACCTTGAGCAACGCGAGGACGGCTGA
- a CDS encoding helix-turn-helix transcriptional regulator gives MKKATNWTRYFQTQMADPQVRRLVEEELKALRVGVALARLRQRKRMSQTALAARVGMSAPNISRIENSPAQNLTLGTLVKLARALDREVEIAFPARRAPNARQRRAAKA, from the coding sequence ATGAAGAAGGCAACAAACTGGACTCGGTACTTCCAGACCCAGATGGCCGATCCCCAGGTACGCCGCCTCGTGGAGGAGGAACTCAAGGCGCTCCGGGTCGGGGTTGCACTCGCCCGGCTCAGACAACGGAAGCGCATGAGCCAGACCGCGCTCGCGGCCCGCGTCGGCATGAGCGCCCCAAACATCTCCCGGATTGAGAATAGTCCAGCTCAGAACCTGACCCTGGGCACGCTGGTGAAGCTCGCGCGCGCCCTCGACCGGGAAGTGGAGATCGCATTCCCGGCTCGGCGAGCCCCCAACGCGCGACAGCGGAGGGCTGCGAAAGCATGA